In Pogoniulus pusillus isolate bPogPus1 chromosome 41, bPogPus1.pri, whole genome shotgun sequence, a genomic segment contains:
- the WDR18 gene encoding WD repeat-containing protein 18, whose translation MAAPMEVALVADAAGPLCNCSVWELHSGSALPGYRGGNSGPRGLALLGGEHLLGAQIGKSYINVWELQRKDQLQQKIICPGPVTCLTASPNGLYILAGVAESIYLWEVSNGNLLAILNRHYQDLTCLCFTDDSSHFLSGAKDCLALVWNLYSVLQAEPSQIPDPRHVWSRHSLPITDLCCGFGGPLARAATASLDQTAKLWEVSSGELLLSVLFDVGIMAVTLDLSEYHMFCGGMDGSIFQVDLCAWPVQRDRTFQPERENGKVFKGHRNQVTCLSVSTDGSLLLSGSHDETVRLWDIQSKQCLKTVNHKGPVTNAFIVLAPANMFNPDGKPSVPLPKFSRHLHGTESSEEQGSEGVTLRLGLHQQESGESYLEKAEKMYSQMYSTREKNLVGDQEHLTIQVSELEEEVSTLRKINKNLFDFSARIITKPAK comes from the exons ATGGCGGCGCCCATGGAGGTGGCGCTGGTGGCGGACGCGGCGGGGCCGCTGTGCAACTGCTCGGTGTGGGAGCTGCACTCCGGCTCCGCCCTGCCCGGCTACCGCGGCGGCAACAGCGGCCCCCGCGGGCTGGCGCTGCTGGGCGGCGAGCACCTGCTGGGGGCGCAGATCGGCAAGAGCTACATCAAcgtctgggagctgcagaggaag gaccagctccagcagaagATCATCTGCCCTGGGCCAGTGACCTGCCTGACAGCTTCTCCCAACGGGCTCTACATCCTGGCTGGGGTTGCTGAGAGCATCTACCTGTGGGag GTCTCCAATGGGAACCTTTTGGCCATCCTGAACCGACACTACCAGGACCTCACCTGCCTCTGCTTTACTGACGACAGCAGCCACTTTCTCTCGGGGGCAAAGGACTGCTTGGCCCTGGTGTGGAACCTTTACAG cgtgctgcaggcagagccctcccagatccctgaccctcggCACGTCTGGTCCCGGCACAGCCTCCCCATCACAGACCTGTGCTGCGGCTTCGGCGGGCCCCTGGCCCGAGctgccactgcctccctggaccAGACAGCAAAG ctctgggaggtCTCCTCCGGGGAGCTCCTGCTCTCCGTCCTCTTCGACGTGGGCATCATGGCTGTGACCCTCGACCTCTCTGAGTACCACATGTTCTGTGGTGGCATGGATGGGTCCATCTTCCAGGTCGACCTCTGTGCCTGG ccggtgcagagggacaggacctTCCAGCCGGAGCGGGAGAACGGGAAGGTCTTCAAAGGCCACAG GAACCAGGTgacctgtctgtctgtctccacGGAcggcagcctgctgctctccGGCTCGCACGACGAGACCGTGCGCCTGTGGGACATCCAGAGCAAGCAGTGCCTCAAGACAGTGAATCACAAAG GCCCGGTGACAAACGCCTTCATCGTGCTGGCCCCAGCCAACATGTTCAACCCCGACGGGAAGCCCAGCGTCCCTCTGCCCAAGTTCAGCAGGCACCTGCACGGCACCGAGAGCAGcgaggagcagggcagcgaggGGGTGACGCTGCGCCTCGGGCTGCACCAGCAG GAGTCTGGGGAGAGctacctggagaaggctgagaagatgTACTCACAGATGTACTCCACGAGGGAAAAG AACCTGGTGGGAGACCAGGAGCACCTGACCATCCAGGTGAgcgagctggaggaggaggtcaGCACCCTCCGCAAGATCAACAAGAACCTCTTCGACTTCTCCGCCCGCATCATCACCAAGCCAGCCAAATGA
- the GRIN3B gene encoding glutamate receptor ionotropic, NMDA 3B isoform X1: MAGLRALWMLAAAALGAAGGHPQPCRPSTRPGPGATPGPAVRLGALLPPPAPGRPRLRAALLRAAGTGTGASPGEDDPGPGGGPQNLSLEVVAGGPATRDPGSLARWLCGALAGRGVAAVLALPRSRRELLQLDFLAAALQIPFVSLLNTRGPLPFRAQSPFHFHMDRQSSLGTLVDVLVSILQASDWQETNLVLCHPWDVSAFLDLWAHRSQLFLRTILDLGNLDEPGAAHYLRQHGERFRTLSSPVLVLGCDLRRARLIFRAAEELRLLPQDFHWMLGSPLSASELQTEGLPLGLLAYGEVNRPPLELFIQDMVGLVSQAIARAARVRPDPALLQTTVNCNGRQRAGSESSGLFLSRFLANTSFHGRTGPLRVENSTLVRPEQQFRVWSLRRDSRGDPTWVTVGTWWHGKLELEEGTWQSHRQRQSPGEGGEGARARLRVVTLVEHPFVFTREVDEDGSCPAGQLCLDPGTNDSAVLDALFEELGADNGSVPRAYKKCCYGYCIDLLEKLAEDMPFDFELYIVGDGKYGAWKNGRWTGLVGDLLSGTAHMAVTSFSINSARSKVIDFTSPFFSTSLGILVRTKDTASPIGAFMWPLHWTMWVGVFVALHMTALFLTLYEWKSPYGMTPHGRNRRKIFSYSSALNLCYAILFGRTVSSKTPKCCTGRFLMNLWAIFCLLVLSSYTANLAAVMVGDKTFEELSGIHDPKLHHPSQGFRFGTVWESSAEEYIKKSFPEMHEYMRRYSVPTTPAGVTMLKTEPPKLNAFIMDKSLLDYEVSIDSDCKLLTVGKPFAIEGYGIGLPQNSPLTSNISEFISSYKSSGFIDLLHDKWYKMVPCGKRVFAVTETLQMGIYHFSGLFVLLCIGLSGSLLTSLGEHIFYRLVLPRIKRKKKFNYWLHTSQKIHRALNMGTEEQKSQQLSLEQRCNLQPRQGSAAGQAWGTLPKGSRRVRFQLDKAPPEGEGSPQRPRNGQLLQPLDRAAGESELQELEERIQEMREQLRAALVRKSELVAVLGTARSGRALPVPAATERPQER; this comes from the exons ATGGCGGGACTGCGGGCGCTGTGGATGCTGGCGGCGGCGGCTCTGGGAGCGGCGGGGGGACACCCGCAGCCCTGCCGCCCCTCgacccggcccggccccggtGCCACCCCCGGCCCCGCCGTGCGCCTCGGGGCGCTGCTGCCGCCCCCCGCCCCCGGCCGCCCCCGCCTCCGTGCCGCGCTGCTCAGAGCCGCCGGTACCGGCACCGGGGCCAGCCCTGGGGAGGATGATCCTGGCCCCGGGGGGGGACCCCAAAACCTCAGCCTGGAGGTGGTGGCGGGCGGCCCGGCGACGCGGGACCCGGGCTCGCTGGCGCGGTGGCTTTGCGGGGCGCTGGCGGGGCGCGGTGTGGCCGCGGTCCTGGCTCTGCCCCGCTCCCGgcgggagctgctccagctcgaTTTCCTCGCCGCCGCCCTCCAGATCCCCTTCGTCAGTCTCCTCAACACCCGCGGGCCGCTGCCATTCCGAGCGCAG AGCCCTTTCCACTTCCACATGGACCGGCAGAGCTCACTGGGGACACTGGTGGACGTGCTGGTGAGCATCCTACAGGCCAGCGACTGGCAGGAGACCAACCTGGTGCTCTGCCACCCCTGGGATGTCTCTGCCTTCCTCGACCTCTGGGCCCACCGCTCCCAGCTCTTCCTCCGGACCATCCTGGACCTCGGCAACCTGGACGAGCCCGGGGCCGCCCACTACCTCCGGCAGCACGGGGAGCGCTTcaggaccctctccagccccGTGCTGGTGCTCGGCTGCGACCTGCGGCGGGCTCGGCTCATCTTCCGCGCAGCCGAGGAGCTGCGGCTGCTCCCGCAGGACTTCCACTGGATGCTGGGCTCCCCTCTCAGCGCCAGCGAGCTACAGACCGAAGGACTGCCCCTGGGGCTCCTGGCCTACGGGGAGGTCAACCGGCCCCCGCTGGAGCTCTTCATCCAGGACATGGTGGGATTGGTGTCCCAGGCCATCGCCAGAGCTGCCCGCGTCCGCCCGgaccctgctctcctgcagacCACGGTGAACTGCAACGGCAGGCAGCGGGCGGGCAGCGAGTCCTCAGGGCTCTTCCTCTCCCG gTTCCTGGCCAACACATCCTTCCACGGGCGGACAGGGCCCCTGCGTGTGGAGAACTCGACGCTGGTGCGTCCGGAGCAGCAGTTCCGCGTCTGGAGCCTGCGCAGGGACTCCAGGGGGGACCCCACCTGGGTGACGGTGGGCACCTGGTGGCACGgcaagctggagctggaggagggcaccTGGCAGAGCCACCGCCAACGGCAGAGCCCCGGCGAGGGGGGCGAAGGGGCCCGTGCCAGGCTGCGTGTGGTGACGCTGGTGGAGCATCCCTTCGTCTtcaccagggaggtggatgaggaCGGCAGCTGCCCAGCcgggcagctctgcctggacCCTGGCACCAACGACTCGGCCGTGCTGGATGCCCTCTTCGAGGAGCTCGGCGCAGACAACGGCTCGGTGCCGCGGGCGTACAAGAAGTGCTGCTATGGGTACTGCATCgacctgctggagaagctggccGAGGACATGCCCTTCGACTTCGAGCTCTACATCGTGGGGGATGGGAAGTACGGCGCCTGGAAGAACGGGCGCTGGACGGGGCTGGTGGGGGACCTGCTGAGCGGCACCGCCCACATGGCCGTCACCTCCTTCAGCATCAACTCGGCCCGCAGCAAGGTCATCGACTTCACCAGCCCCTTCTTCTCCACCAGCCTGGGCATCCTGGTGAGGACGAAGGACACAGCCTCGCCCATCGGGGCCTTCATGTGGCCCCTGCACTGGACCATGTGGGTGGGCGTCTTCGTGGCGCTGCACATGACTGCTCTCTTCCTCACCCTCTACGAGTGGAAGAGCCCCTACGGCATGACCCCCCACGGCCGCAACCGCAGGAAGATCTTCTCCTACTCCTCGGCCCTCAACCTCTGCTACGCCATCCTCTTCGGGCGCACCGTGTCCAGCAAGACGCCCAAGTGCTGCACCGGCCGCTTCCTGATGAACCTCTGGGCCATCTTCTGCCTCCTGGTGCTCTCCAGCTACACTGCCAACCTCGCGGCCGTCATGGTGGGGGACAAGACCTTTGAGGAGCTCTCAGGCATCCACGACCCGAAG ctgcatcaccCCTCGCAGGGCTTCCGCTTCGGCACCGTGTGGGAGAGCAGCGCCGAGGAGTACATCAAGAAGAGCTTCCCTGAGATGCACGAGTACATGAGGCGCTACAGCGTCCCCACCACCCCTGCTGGCGTCACCATGCTCAA GACAGAGCCCCCCAAGCTCAATGCCTTCATCATGGACAAGTCCCTGCTGGACTATGAGGTCTCCATCGACTCCGACTGCAAACTGCTGACCGTGGGCAAACCTTTCGCCATCGAAG GCTATGGCATTGGCCTGCCGCAGAACTCGCCGCTGACCTCCAACATCTCCGAGTTCATCAGCAGCTACAAATCCTCTGGCTTCATCGACCTCCTGCACGACAAGTGGTACAAGATGGTGCCCTGTGGCAAGAGGGTCTTTGCTGTCACTGAG ACCCTGCAGATGggcatctaccacttctctgggctctttgtgctgctctgcatcGGGCTGAGCGGGTCCCTGCTCACCTCTCTGGGCGAGCACATCTTCTACCGCCTGGTCCTGCCCCGCATCAAGCGCAAGAAGAAGTTCAACTACTGGCTGCACACCAGCCAG AAAATCCATCGGGCTCTGAACATGGGCACGGAGGAGCAGAAAAGCCAACAGCTGAGTTTGGAGCAGAG gTGCAACCTGCAGCCGAGGCAGGGGTCCGCGGCAGGGCAGGCCTGGGGCACGCTGCCGAAGGGGTCTCGGCGAGTTCGCTTCCAGCTGGACAAAGCCCCCCCCGAGGGCGAAGGCTCCCCGCAGCGCCCCCGCAacgggcagctgctgcagcccctggacAGGGCGGCTGGGGAGAgcgagctgcaggagctggaggagaggatcCAGGAGATGCGGGAGCAGCTGCGGGCAGCCCTGGTGAGGAAGAGCGAGCTGGTGGCCGTGCTGGGCACGGCGAGGAGCGGCCGCGCACTGCCCGTCCCGGCGGCCACGGAGCGGCCCCAGGAGAGGTGA
- the GRIN3B gene encoding glutamate receptor ionotropic, NMDA 3B isoform X2 — MAGLRALWMLAAAALGAAGGHPQPCRPSTRPGPGATPGPAVRLGALLPPPAPGRPRLRAALLRAAGTGTGASPGEDDPGPGGGPQNLSLEVVAGGPATRDPGSLARWLCGALAGRGVAAVLALPRSRRELLQLDFLAAALQIPFVSLLNTRGPLPFRAQSPFHFHMDRQSSLGTLVDVLVSILQASDWQETNLVLCHPWDVSAFLDLWAHRSQLFLRTILDLGNLDEPGAAHYLRQHGERFRTLSSPVLVLGCDLRRARLIFRAAEELRLLPQDFHWMLGSPLSASELQTEGLPLGLLAYGEVNRPPLELFIQDMVGLVSQAIARAARVRPDPALLQTTVNCNGRQRAGSESSGLFLSRFLANTSFHGRTGPLRVENSTLVRPEQQFRVWSLRRDSRGDPTWVTVGTWWHGKLELEEGTWQSHRQRQSPGEGGEGARARLRVVTLVEHPFVFTREVDEDGSCPAGQLCLDPGTNDSAVLDALFEELGADNGSVPRAYKKCCYGYCIDLLEKLAEDMPFDFELYIVGDGKYGAWKNGRWTGLVGDLLSGTAHMAVTSFSINSARSKVIDFTSPFFSTSLGILVRTKDTASPIGAFMWPLHWTMWVGVFVALHMTALFLTLYEWKSPYGMTPHGRNRRKIFSYSSALNLCYAILFGRTVSSKTPKCCTGRFLMNLWAIFCLLVLSSYTANLAAVMVGDKTFEELSGIHDPKGFRFGTVWESSAEEYIKKSFPEMHEYMRRYSVPTTPAGVTMLKTEPPKLNAFIMDKSLLDYEVSIDSDCKLLTVGKPFAIEGYGIGLPQNSPLTSNISEFISSYKSSGFIDLLHDKWYKMVPCGKRVFAVTETLQMGIYHFSGLFVLLCIGLSGSLLTSLGEHIFYRLVLPRIKRKKKFNYWLHTSQKIHRALNMGTEEQKSQQLSLEQRCNLQPRQGSAAGQAWGTLPKGSRRVRFQLDKAPPEGEGSPQRPRNGQLLQPLDRAAGESELQELEERIQEMREQLRAALVRKSELVAVLGTARSGRALPVPAATERPQER; from the exons ATGGCGGGACTGCGGGCGCTGTGGATGCTGGCGGCGGCGGCTCTGGGAGCGGCGGGGGGACACCCGCAGCCCTGCCGCCCCTCgacccggcccggccccggtGCCACCCCCGGCCCCGCCGTGCGCCTCGGGGCGCTGCTGCCGCCCCCCGCCCCCGGCCGCCCCCGCCTCCGTGCCGCGCTGCTCAGAGCCGCCGGTACCGGCACCGGGGCCAGCCCTGGGGAGGATGATCCTGGCCCCGGGGGGGGACCCCAAAACCTCAGCCTGGAGGTGGTGGCGGGCGGCCCGGCGACGCGGGACCCGGGCTCGCTGGCGCGGTGGCTTTGCGGGGCGCTGGCGGGGCGCGGTGTGGCCGCGGTCCTGGCTCTGCCCCGCTCCCGgcgggagctgctccagctcgaTTTCCTCGCCGCCGCCCTCCAGATCCCCTTCGTCAGTCTCCTCAACACCCGCGGGCCGCTGCCATTCCGAGCGCAG AGCCCTTTCCACTTCCACATGGACCGGCAGAGCTCACTGGGGACACTGGTGGACGTGCTGGTGAGCATCCTACAGGCCAGCGACTGGCAGGAGACCAACCTGGTGCTCTGCCACCCCTGGGATGTCTCTGCCTTCCTCGACCTCTGGGCCCACCGCTCCCAGCTCTTCCTCCGGACCATCCTGGACCTCGGCAACCTGGACGAGCCCGGGGCCGCCCACTACCTCCGGCAGCACGGGGAGCGCTTcaggaccctctccagccccGTGCTGGTGCTCGGCTGCGACCTGCGGCGGGCTCGGCTCATCTTCCGCGCAGCCGAGGAGCTGCGGCTGCTCCCGCAGGACTTCCACTGGATGCTGGGCTCCCCTCTCAGCGCCAGCGAGCTACAGACCGAAGGACTGCCCCTGGGGCTCCTGGCCTACGGGGAGGTCAACCGGCCCCCGCTGGAGCTCTTCATCCAGGACATGGTGGGATTGGTGTCCCAGGCCATCGCCAGAGCTGCCCGCGTCCGCCCGgaccctgctctcctgcagacCACGGTGAACTGCAACGGCAGGCAGCGGGCGGGCAGCGAGTCCTCAGGGCTCTTCCTCTCCCG gTTCCTGGCCAACACATCCTTCCACGGGCGGACAGGGCCCCTGCGTGTGGAGAACTCGACGCTGGTGCGTCCGGAGCAGCAGTTCCGCGTCTGGAGCCTGCGCAGGGACTCCAGGGGGGACCCCACCTGGGTGACGGTGGGCACCTGGTGGCACGgcaagctggagctggaggagggcaccTGGCAGAGCCACCGCCAACGGCAGAGCCCCGGCGAGGGGGGCGAAGGGGCCCGTGCCAGGCTGCGTGTGGTGACGCTGGTGGAGCATCCCTTCGTCTtcaccagggaggtggatgaggaCGGCAGCTGCCCAGCcgggcagctctgcctggacCCTGGCACCAACGACTCGGCCGTGCTGGATGCCCTCTTCGAGGAGCTCGGCGCAGACAACGGCTCGGTGCCGCGGGCGTACAAGAAGTGCTGCTATGGGTACTGCATCgacctgctggagaagctggccGAGGACATGCCCTTCGACTTCGAGCTCTACATCGTGGGGGATGGGAAGTACGGCGCCTGGAAGAACGGGCGCTGGACGGGGCTGGTGGGGGACCTGCTGAGCGGCACCGCCCACATGGCCGTCACCTCCTTCAGCATCAACTCGGCCCGCAGCAAGGTCATCGACTTCACCAGCCCCTTCTTCTCCACCAGCCTGGGCATCCTGGTGAGGACGAAGGACACAGCCTCGCCCATCGGGGCCTTCATGTGGCCCCTGCACTGGACCATGTGGGTGGGCGTCTTCGTGGCGCTGCACATGACTGCTCTCTTCCTCACCCTCTACGAGTGGAAGAGCCCCTACGGCATGACCCCCCACGGCCGCAACCGCAGGAAGATCTTCTCCTACTCCTCGGCCCTCAACCTCTGCTACGCCATCCTCTTCGGGCGCACCGTGTCCAGCAAGACGCCCAAGTGCTGCACCGGCCGCTTCCTGATGAACCTCTGGGCCATCTTCTGCCTCCTGGTGCTCTCCAGCTACACTGCCAACCTCGCGGCCGTCATGGTGGGGGACAAGACCTTTGAGGAGCTCTCAGGCATCCACGACCCGAAG GGCTTCCGCTTCGGCACCGTGTGGGAGAGCAGCGCCGAGGAGTACATCAAGAAGAGCTTCCCTGAGATGCACGAGTACATGAGGCGCTACAGCGTCCCCACCACCCCTGCTGGCGTCACCATGCTCAA GACAGAGCCCCCCAAGCTCAATGCCTTCATCATGGACAAGTCCCTGCTGGACTATGAGGTCTCCATCGACTCCGACTGCAAACTGCTGACCGTGGGCAAACCTTTCGCCATCGAAG GCTATGGCATTGGCCTGCCGCAGAACTCGCCGCTGACCTCCAACATCTCCGAGTTCATCAGCAGCTACAAATCCTCTGGCTTCATCGACCTCCTGCACGACAAGTGGTACAAGATGGTGCCCTGTGGCAAGAGGGTCTTTGCTGTCACTGAG ACCCTGCAGATGggcatctaccacttctctgggctctttgtgctgctctgcatcGGGCTGAGCGGGTCCCTGCTCACCTCTCTGGGCGAGCACATCTTCTACCGCCTGGTCCTGCCCCGCATCAAGCGCAAGAAGAAGTTCAACTACTGGCTGCACACCAGCCAG AAAATCCATCGGGCTCTGAACATGGGCACGGAGGAGCAGAAAAGCCAACAGCTGAGTTTGGAGCAGAG gTGCAACCTGCAGCCGAGGCAGGGGTCCGCGGCAGGGCAGGCCTGGGGCACGCTGCCGAAGGGGTCTCGGCGAGTTCGCTTCCAGCTGGACAAAGCCCCCCCCGAGGGCGAAGGCTCCCCGCAGCGCCCCCGCAacgggcagctgctgcagcccctggacAGGGCGGCTGGGGAGAgcgagctgcaggagctggaggagaggatcCAGGAGATGCGGGAGCAGCTGCGGGCAGCCCTGGTGAGGAAGAGCGAGCTGGTGGCCGTGCTGGGCACGGCGAGGAGCGGCCGCGCACTGCCCGTCCCGGCGGCCACGGAGCGGCCCCAGGAGAGGTGA